AGATGACGCCGTCGGCCACCTCGCCGGCCATCCGCAGCGTCTTCGGGCCCTCCGCAGCGACGTATACGGACACGTCGCGTCGTCGCGACTCGAGGCGGAACGGCTCGCCGCCGAACGTGACTTCCTCGCCGCGAAGCAGACTGCGGATTTTCGTCGCACTCTCCGCTAGCTCCTCGACGGTCGCCGGCTGCTGTCCGACCGAGTAGACGGCGCTGTCGCCGGCGCCGATGCCGAGCACCGTTCGGCCGTCGGCGAGCTGGTCGAGCGAGGCGATCGCGTTCGCCGTCACCGACGGATGCCGACTCTTCGGGTTCGTGATGCCGGGCGCGAGCGTCAGTTCGTCGGTCGCCGTCGCACACGCCGCGAGCGTGACGTACAGATCGGTGTAGAGCTGCTGGGAGTCGATCGCCCAGAGGGTGTCCCAGCCCCACGCCTCGAGCGAGCGGGCGTAGTCTCTCGCGTCGGCGACGGAGTCGCTCGCGACGAAGCCGCCGAATTTCATGACTCGTCGGCCGGGTCGTATCCGTAGACGTCTCGAGCGCGCTCTTCCGAAATCAGCCCCCGCTCGACGTCCGCCGCGACGCGTTCGGGATCGCGGTCCTCGGGATCGCCGTAGCCGCCGGGCGTCGCGGAGACGAGCGTGAGCGTCTCGCCGGGCTCGAGCGTGCCGGGGCCGTTCGGCGGAACCTCTTTTCCGTCGCTCGAGGAGGCCGTCGTCGCCCGTTTCCCCGATCGACCGCCGCGGAAGCCAGACGGATCGCGGTCGGCGCGGCCGGAAGTGAGCGCGAAGTACACCGGCCGATCGGTCGGGTTGCGGTACGACGTCCGCATCGCAGGGCCAGACCGATGCTCGCCGGCCCCCTCGGTGTCGGGAACTAACGCCGTCTCCTCCCATCGGAGCGGACTGTAGCGTTCGAACATCTCGATAGGGGTGTTCTGTCCGTTGTACGGGAAGTAGACGCCGGGGATTCCGTCCTTGTCGGCGCTGGGCGGGAGGCCGCCGGCCGTTCCGCCCACGGCGATGAACTCGTCGCCGTTCTCGTCGGCGCCCGAGAACGGCGCGAGTTGAATGCCCGCCATCTCGGAGAGCGCCGATTCGGGGACGGCCTGTCCCAACGCGCGAATGAGCGCGTCCTCCGCCCGCGAGTAGGTGAGGTGGCGCCCCATCGTCGCCTTCGGCCGATCGCAGTTGAGGATCGATCCCTCCGGTGCGGTCACCTCGATGGGCCGGAAGAACCCCTCCGCGTTCGGCAGATCGGGAACGAGCATGCACTTCACGATGTACTCGGTGATGGTGATGATGTTCCCGAACGGACAGTTGATCCCGCCCTCGACCTGCGCCGACGTCCCGGCGAAGTCGACCTCGAGGGCGTCGCCGTCGATCGTCGCGGCGACGTGAATCTCGAGGTCGTGGTCGGCGATGGTGAACTCGATCGAGTCCTCGTACGTGCCGTCGGGCAGGTCGGCGAGTTTCTCGCGCAGTGCGCGCTCGGTCCGGTCGATGACCTCGCTCGCGACGCGGTCGAACGTCTCGGGGCCCCGCTCGTCGACGATTTCGCGAACGCGTTCCTCGCCGACCGTGTTCCCTGATCGCAACGCCTCGAGATCGCCGAGCGCCTGGTGGGGGATCCGGACGTTGCTCCGGATAATGGAGTCGACCGCGTCGTTTCGCTCGCCGGCCTCGTAGAGCTTCGTCGGCGGAATCAGGATCCCCTCCTCGTACACCTGTTCCGCATCGGTCGACCAGCCGCCGCGGTTCCCGCCGACGTCGTCGGTGTGACCGAGACTGCCCACGATTCCGACGAGATCACCGTCGTGGAAAACGGGGTTCAGGACGACCACGTCCGACAGGTGACCGCCGCCGATCCAGGGGTCGTTCGTGATGACGGTATCGCCCGGTTCCAGCGTCTCCGGCGGGAAGTGATCCTCGAGAATGATCCGCGTCGTCCGAGACAGCGCCCCCGAGAGAACGGGGACGGACTGGTCGGAGAGGCCGATCGCATCGCCGTCGGCCGTCATGACCGCCGTCGAGGCGTCGGCTCCCTCCCGAATGGAGAAGGAGTACGCCAGCCGCTCGGCGGCGTCGTACATCTCGTCGGCGGTCGCTTGGAGCCTGTTCCACAGCACCTGAGTCTCTAAGCCGGCCGAATCAGCCGTGTCGGTGTCGTCTGTCTCGCTCATAGTTCGATAGTGATGTCGTAGTTGTCAGCCACGCTGACGCTCGAGTCGGGATCGGCGACGACCGTCGTCTGGTCGGCCTCGACGACGACGGGGCCGTCGATCGTCTGGCCCGCCTCGAGCCCGTCCCAGCGGTAGACGTCGGTCGCGATCGTTCCGTCCTCGGGGCCGAAGTAGACGTCGCGGCCGTTCGGTTCGTCGCTCCCGCCCTCAGGAACGGCGATCTGTGCGGTTTCGGCGGTGCGATCGGCCTCGGCGAGTTCGAGCCGGTACGTGAGTACCTCGACGGGGAACTCCAGGGTCTCGCGGTTGAACGTCTCCTGATAAGTCCGTTCGAACGCCTCGCGAGCGACGTCGGGCGTCACGTCGTCGATAGCACGTCCCTCGAGGGGCACTTTGATCTCGTGACCCTGATCGACGTGGCGCATGTCGAGGCTGAGAGACGCCTCGGTCTCGTCCGGATCGATGCCCGCCCGCTCGAGTACCGCCGCGGCCTCGTCGCGGAGCGCATCGAACTGTCGCCGGAAGTCTTCGGCGGTCAGCGACGCGAGGACGGCCTGGCTCGTCGAACTGGCTTCGTACATGCGCGGCGCTTCGGTGAGCCCGATCGAGGACCCGACGCCCGCACCGTACGGACAGACGACCTCGTCGATGTCGAGCTTCCTGGCCACGCGGAACGCGTGCGAGGGGCCGGCGCCGCCGAGCGCCGTCATCGAGAGTCCGCGAGTGTCGATGCCGCGGGAGGCGGCGTAGCGGCGGAACGCCGTGGCCATGTTCTCGTTGACGACCTCGAACACGCGCCAGGCGGCCTCGGTCACCGATAGGTCGAGCGGATCGGCGAGCGTCTCGGCGAATATCGACTCAGTGCGCTCCGCCGCCAGCTCCATCCGGCCGCCGTAGAAGTTCTCGGGGTCGAGGTAGCCGAGCAGGAGCGAAGCGTCCGTCACAGTCGGCTCCTCGCCGCCCTGATTGTAACAGATCGGACCGGGATCGGAGCCGGCCGACTCGGGACCGACTTCGACGAGTCCGACGTCGTTCACGGAGGCGATCGATCCCCCGCCGGCGCCGATCTCGGTGAGATCGATGAGCGGCGAGACGAGGTCGTAGCCGCTCCCCTCCTTGAACCGGTGGACGCGGGCGACGTCGGTCTCGTACTTCATGCGGATGTCGCCGTCCTCGACGACCGATCCCTTCGCCGTGGTGCCGCCCATGTCGAAGGAGAACACGTCGTCGTTGCCGTGGTTCTCGCCGAAGATGCGCGAGGCGAGGACGCCCGCCGCCGGACCGGACTCGACGAGTCGGATCGGTTCCGCCTTCGCCGTCTGCACGTCGACGATACCGCCCGACGAGGTCATCATGTAGACCTCGCCCGCGAACCCCTCGGACTGAAGCTCGGAACCGAGGAACTCGAGGTAGTCCGCTACGACGGGTGCGACGTACGCGTTGATGACGGTCGTCGACGTTCGCTCGTACTCTCTGATGACGGGAACGACGTCCGCGGAGAGCGAGACGTTCAGGTCGGGATACTCGTCTTCGATGACCTCGGCCGCGGCGCGCTCGTGGGTGTCGGACTCGTAGGAGTGCAACAGCGACACGGCGACGGAGTCGACGCCGTGGTCCTCGACAAGCGTCCGAGTCCGCTCGCGGACTTCCTCCTCGTCGAGCGGTTCGACTACCTCGCCGTCGTCGGTTAGGCGCTCGTCCAACTCGAGACGGCGCTGGCGGGGGACCAGCGGGTCGGGATACTCCATCTCCCAGTCGAACATGTCGTAGCGCGACCCGCGCCGGAGTTGGAGCGTATCGCGGATTCCCTCGGTCGTGAGCAGCCCCGTCGTCGCTCCCGTGCCTTCGATGAGCGTGTTCGAGACGAGGGTCGTGCCGTGAATGACTGTGTCGAGATCGTCGAACGAGACGTCGTTCTCGTCGAGGATCCGACGGGCCCCGGTCAGCGCCCCCTCCGCCGGATTCGCCGGCGTCGTCGGCTCCTTATCGATGGTGACCGACCCCGACTCCCGGTCGACCAGCGTGAAGTCGGTGAAGGTCCCGCCGATGTCCATGCCAAGTGTATACATATGACGTTCATCAGAAGTGACAACGAACAGTCTGATATATGTTGGGGTGAGGGGGCCCTGTAGGCGCGACACAAACGATCAAAGGTATGAGCGGCGGGTCACATCCAGTCGGACTCGACAATTCGAGGAGATCGTCGACCGATCTAGCGAACCGTTCCAGTACTGACTCGAATAGGGTATCCAGCGATGTTTTGCGGACAAAGAGGGGAGGCAATACAACGCAAAGAGCAGCCGAGAGCGGTGGGTACCGAGGAATCCGGGCGAGCCAAAGCGTTAATATCCGGGCCGATAACCGCAGACTATGTCCGGATTTGTTCGATCCCGAGACGAGGTCGAGGCGATTCAGGAGCGGATGGCAGAGAACCGCTTTTACGACGCGAAGCAGGTGGCGATCAGGTTCCTGACTCGCGAGTCGACGGTCGATCGGATCCTTCCGCCCGGTCTGGAACCGACCGAAGAGCCGATAGTCCGGGTAGACGTGGTCGACGTCGGACGGAGTAACTGCGTCGGCTCGTTCCACGGCGCCGGAGTCTACGTTCGAGCGCACCACGACGGCCGCGTCGGAGAGTACTGTCTGACCATGCCGATGTCGACGGAGGCCGCGATCACGTGGGGACGAGAGTTGTTCGGCGAGCCGAAGAAAAAGGCCGATATCTCGCTCGAGCGTGCCGGAAACGAGGTTCATGGACGAGTCTCCCGGCGAAACGAGTCGCTCATCGAAATCGATGCGACCATGAAAACGAACCGGCAACCCGATCCGAATTCACAGACGATCTACCACTACAAGGCACTCCCCGACGTGACCGGACGAGGGTTCCAGTTCGATCCGACGCTGGTCCGAGTTACGCTCGAGAGCGACCTCCACACGTTCGAAACCGGTTCCGGGTCGGTCTCGTTGGGAAACGGTTCCGACAGCCCGTTGGGGGAACTCGAAATAGAAACGGTTCTCGGAGCGTCGTACACCGAAGCAGACTTGCGTTCGACCCAGGAGAACGTGACCACCGTCGACCCCGAAGCGTTCCTCCCGTACGCCTTCGGAACCGGACGTAGCAACGATTGGCTCGAATTGGACAACATCTCCGATTGAAACGTCGCCCGAGTTCTCCCCTCACCGAGGTCCTTCGCGACCGTCTACGCGTCTGCGAACTTTCAGGGCTCGACGACGAGTTTGCCGACCGTGTTCCGATCGTCCATGTCGGCGAATGCGCGGTCGGCATCTTCGAGCGGATATCGCTCGTGGACGACCGGCTCGAGTCGACCGTCTTTGACGAGGTCGACGAGGCGCTCGAGATCCAACTGCGTTCCCATCGTACTCCCGATGATTCGCTTGTGATTGAGGAAGAGGTCGCCCATGGTGAACGTCGAGGTCGGCCCGGCCGTCTGTCCGCAGACCGCCATTCGTCCGCCGCGTCGCAGGACGTTCACTCCTACCTCCGAATACGGACCGCTGAGGTGATTGATGGTCACGTCGACGCGGCCGATTTCGAGAACCGCTTCGCGTAACTCGTCAGGGTCACCGGATTCGACGACGTGATCGGCACCGAGCGTCTCGAGCCGATCGAGTTTTTCCCGCGAGGTCGACGTCCCGATCGTCCGTGCGCCGAGGATATCGGCGAGTTGGACGGCCGCCACGCCGACGCCGCCGGTCGCGCCTGGGACGAACACGAGGTCACCCGGACCGACTTCGGCCTCCGTGAGCATTCGAAACGCCGTCATATACGCGACGGGAATCGCCGCCGCCTCCGCCGGGTCGACGCCGTCGGGGAGGCGAATGAGCCGGTCGGCTTGCACCGCCGCGTACTCCGCGAGGCCGCCGTGATAGAGGTCGAACCGTTCGCAGAGGGTCTCCGGACCGTCCCGACAGTAACGACAGGAGCCGCAGGTCTGGTTCGGACAGAGGAGGACGCGATCTCCGGGCTCGACGCCGTCGACACCGTCGCCGACCGCCGAAACGGTACCGGCAACGTCCATCCCGGCGATGTACGGCAACTGTTCCTCGTCCACCCGGAAGCCGTCGCGGAGGATCCACAGATCGTGGTGGTTGATCGAACAGGCCTCGACCTCGAGCACCGCCTCTCCGGAACTCGGCTCGGGATCGGCGAACGATTCGACTTCGACGTGCTCCGTACTACCGATTCCGGTGAACGCTGCAGCGCGCATATCAGTTGAATGGAACAGCCGGCGATATATAGCTGCTGTTCGACGAAATGAGTCGGCTGCTTTCCGATTCGGTCCGCGAACGATGTTCACGGACACGAGTCTGTGTCACGTGGCCTCAGCCATCGAGGATGCCGCCGATCTCGATCGAGCGACCGCATCGTATCGCGGTTGTCGGCAGTTTCAGGTGGGCTTTGGCTCGTGCTTCGTCTCGGATCGATCACTGGTGTCGACGCCGCGCTTTACGCGAAACGCTCGTAGCGTTCGCTGGCGGCTCGAATTCGGACGTGCAGGGCTGTGAATTCAGGTATCGAAATCGATCGCAAGCGCGGTATGTTATCGAGAGAGGCGATGAACGACGGATAAACGGGTCGGTAGGCCTGTATGTTTATAATCGATCGACTGGAAGTACGGGTGATGTTCCGGTGTGAAACGAATTTCAACGGAGGAGACAACGCATGAGCGCGGCCCTCGATCTGGTCGTGATGACCGGCGATCACGACACCCACGGGACGATCGTCGACCGAGCCCGTCGGGCGGAAGAACTCGGATACAGTCGCGTTTCGATGGGCGAGGCGACGGGGTGGAGCATCGTTCCCACGCTCTCGCTGATCGCCGATCGAACCGACGACATCGGCATTTCGAACGACGTCTTTTCGCCGTACGGTCGGTCACCGGCGGTGCTCGCTCAGACGAGCCTCGCCTTGTCCGAC
This sequence is a window from Natrinema amylolyticum. Protein-coding genes within it:
- a CDS encoding LLM class flavin-dependent oxidoreductase, translated to MKFGGFVASDSVADARDYARSLEAWGWDTLWAIDSQQLYTDLYVTLAACATATDELTLAPGITNPKSRHPSVTANAIASLDQLADGRTVLGIGAGDSAVYSVGQQPATVEELAESATKIRSLLRGEEVTFGGEPFRLESRRRDVSVYVAAEGPKTLRMAGEVADGVIFGGGPNPKTVEELGLANVRKGAERAGRSLEDLDIVTLTPTCVAETKARAVEKLKPVIEPIAYHNFTFSVAEAPDDVQADLRALVDAHDMQEHGDEEADALEDIDDEVWEYLGDRFAVAGPPEACRERLRALEELGVDHVMCLFPPDRTAENERFHDEVLADSALGP
- a CDS encoding hydantoinase B/oxoprolinase family protein, with translation MSETDDTDTADSAGLETQVLWNRLQATADEMYDAAERLAYSFSIREGADASTAVMTADGDAIGLSDQSVPVLSGALSRTTRIILEDHFPPETLEPGDTVITNDPWIGGGHLSDVVVLNPVFHDGDLVGIVGSLGHTDDVGGNRGGWSTDAEQVYEEGILIPPTKLYEAGERNDAVDSIIRSNVRIPHQALGDLEALRSGNTVGEERVREIVDERGPETFDRVASEVIDRTERALREKLADLPDGTYEDSIEFTIADHDLEIHVAATIDGDALEVDFAGTSAQVEGGINCPFGNIITITEYIVKCMLVPDLPNAEGFFRPIEVTAPEGSILNCDRPKATMGRHLTYSRAEDALIRALGQAVPESALSEMAGIQLAPFSGADENGDEFIAVGGTAGGLPPSADKDGIPGVYFPYNGQNTPIEMFERYSPLRWEETALVPDTEGAGEHRSGPAMRTSYRNPTDRPVYFALTSGRADRDPSGFRGGRSGKRATTASSSDGKEVPPNGPGTLEPGETLTLVSATPGGYGDPEDRDPERVAADVERGLISEERARDVYGYDPADES
- a CDS encoding hydantoinase/oxoprolinase family protein → MYTLGMDIGGTFTDFTLVDRESGSVTIDKEPTTPANPAEGALTGARRILDENDVSFDDLDTVIHGTTLVSNTLIEGTGATTGLLTTEGIRDTLQLRRGSRYDMFDWEMEYPDPLVPRQRRLELDERLTDDGEVVEPLDEEEVRERTRTLVEDHGVDSVAVSLLHSYESDTHERAAAEVIEDEYPDLNVSLSADVVPVIREYERTSTTVINAYVAPVVADYLEFLGSELQSEGFAGEVYMMTSSGGIVDVQTAKAEPIRLVESGPAAGVLASRIFGENHGNDDVFSFDMGGTTAKGSVVEDGDIRMKYETDVARVHRFKEGSGYDLVSPLIDLTEIGAGGGSIASVNDVGLVEVGPESAGSDPGPICYNQGGEEPTVTDASLLLGYLDPENFYGGRMELAAERTESIFAETLADPLDLSVTEAAWRVFEVVNENMATAFRRYAASRGIDTRGLSMTALGGAGPSHAFRVARKLDIDEVVCPYGAGVGSSIGLTEAPRMYEASSTSQAVLASLTAEDFRRQFDALRDEAAAVLERAGIDPDETEASLSLDMRHVDQGHEIKVPLEGRAIDDVTPDVAREAFERTYQETFNRETLEFPVEVLTYRLELAEADRTAETAQIAVPEGGSDEPNGRDVYFGPEDGTIATDVYRWDGLEAGQTIDGPVVVEADQTTVVADPDSSVSVADNYDITIEL
- a CDS encoding acetoacetate decarboxylase family protein; amino-acid sequence: MSGFVRSRDEVEAIQERMAENRFYDAKQVAIRFLTRESTVDRILPPGLEPTEEPIVRVDVVDVGRSNCVGSFHGAGVYVRAHHDGRVGEYCLTMPMSTEAAITWGRELFGEPKKKADISLERAGNEVHGRVSRRNESLIEIDATMKTNRQPDPNSQTIYHYKALPDVTGRGFQFDPTLVRVTLESDLHTFETGSGSVSLGNGSDSPLGELEIETVLGASYTEADLRSTQENVTTVDPEAFLPYAFGTGRSNDWLELDNISD
- a CDS encoding alcohol dehydrogenase catalytic domain-containing protein — its product is MRAAAFTGIGSTEHVEVESFADPEPSSGEAVLEVEACSINHHDLWILRDGFRVDEEQLPYIAGMDVAGTVSAVGDGVDGVEPGDRVLLCPNQTCGSCRYCRDGPETLCERFDLYHGGLAEYAAVQADRLIRLPDGVDPAEAAAIPVAYMTAFRMLTEAEVGPGDLVFVPGATGGVGVAAVQLADILGARTIGTSTSREKLDRLETLGADHVVESGDPDELREAVLEIGRVDVTINHLSGPYSEVGVNVLRRGGRMAVCGQTAGPTSTFTMGDLFLNHKRIIGSTMGTQLDLERLVDLVKDGRLEPVVHERYPLEDADRAFADMDDRNTVGKLVVEP